The nucleotide sequence GGCGCACTCCAGGGCGCCCGCCTCGTCGCGTACGGAGGTCTCGGCGTCGGCCGCCCAGGTGTCGAGGGCGTCCGCGTCGTCCCGGGAGAGCTGGGCCGTTCGGGCGAGGGCTTCGACGACGCCTTTGCCGAGGGCCTTCTCGAGGGCGGGGAGGCCTTCGTGGCGGAGCCGCGAGCGGGTGTAGGCGGGGTCGCTGTTGTGGGGGTCGTCCCAGACGGCGAGTTCCTGTGCGACGCAGGCCTTGCGGACGGTCTGCCGGTCGAGCTGGAGGAAGGGGCGCCGGTAGCGGCCGGAGGCGCCGGAGATGGCGGCCATGCCGGAGAGCGAGCGGATGCCGGAGCCCCTGGCGAGTCCGAGCAGGACGGTTTCGGCCTGGTCGTCGCGGGTGTGGCCGAGGAGGATCGCGGCGGCTCCGTGGCGTTCGGCGGCGGCGTCGAGGGCCGCGTACCGCGCGTCGCGGGCCGCTGCCTCGGGGCCTCCTTCGCGGCCGACGGTGACGGCGACGGCCTCGGAGGGGGTGAGGCCGAGGGCGGTCATGCGGCCGACGACCTCGCCGGCGCGGGTGTCGGAGCCGTCCTGGAGTCCGTGGTCGACGGTGATGCCGCCGGCGCGCACGGGGAGCTTGCGGGCCTCGAAGGCGAGGGCGGAGGCGAGCGCCATGGAGTCGGCGCCGCCGGAGCAGGCGACGAGCACGAGGGGGGTGTGCTCGGCGTCCGTGGTGGTGTGCTCGGTGAGAACGTCGTGGAGTACGCGGCGGACCGCCAGGCGTATCGCCGCGACCGCAGGATGGGGACCCATGTCCGGTGCCCTTCGTGATGGGGTGGGGTGCCTCGGTCGGAGTCTTAACGGTCGGAAAGGGGGGTTCGGTCACTCAGAGTGCGTCGATGGTGACAGAAACCCGGCCGTTACCCGAGCATTGCACGCCTCACCCCATGCTCAGGGTCCCTCGGATGGGTGATTGGTGGGGTGTTCGGACGTGTTCCTGTGCCGTCTGCCGCACCTGTCTCATGAGTCTGCCTTACGGTGCACCCTCGCGATCCAGTCGGCGGGGGCGGCGATCTCGGTCTTGGTGGGGAGCGTGTTGGGGGAGGTCCACACGCGGTTGAACCCGTCCATGCCGACCTGGTCGACGACGGCGCGGACGAACCGCTCGCCGTCGCGGTACTGGCGGAGCTTGGCGTCGAGGCCGAGGAGCTTGC is from Streptomyces venezuelae ATCC 10712 and encodes:
- the tilS gene encoding tRNA lysidine(34) synthetase TilS is translated as MGPHPAVAAIRLAVRRVLHDVLTEHTTTDAEHTPLVLVACSGGADSMALASALAFEARKLPVRAGGITVDHGLQDGSDTRAGEVVGRMTALGLTPSEAVAVTVGREGGPEAAARDARYAALDAAAERHGAAAILLGHTRDDQAETVLLGLARGSGIRSLSGMAAISGASGRYRRPFLQLDRQTVRKACVAQELAVWDDPHNSDPAYTRSRLRHEGLPALEKALGKGVVEALARTAQLSRDDADALDTWAADAETSVRDEAGALECAKLHGLPPAVRRRVLRRAVIAEGAPAGSLFARHIEEVDRLITGWRGQGAINLPGRVEARRQGGRLVIRQG